Proteins encoded by one window of Gammaproteobacteria bacterium:
- a CDS encoding response regulator, translating to MNIRVLLVDDEKEFANYMAKRLSVRGMQVQIAYSGSSALKLVAGHPVDVVLLDLLMPGIDGFEVFREIKRMRPEAQVIMLSGNADREAVAEGEALGAVDYIRKPCEFSTLLDAIKNADERRADGGLDTK from the coding sequence ATGAACATCCGGGTTCTCCTGGTAGACGACGAGAAAGAGTTCGCCAACTATATGGCAAAGAGGCTGAGCGTCCGCGGGATGCAGGTGCAGATCGCCTACAGCGGCAGCTCGGCCCTGAAATTGGTCGCCGGTCATCCGGTCGATGTCGTACTGCTTGACCTGCTCATGCCCGGGATCGACGGTTTCGAGGTATTCCGTGAGATCAAGAGGATGCGTCCTGAGGCGCAGGTGATCATGCTTTCCGGCAATGCCGACCGGGAGGCCGTAGCGGAGGGAGAGGCACTCGGTGCCGTGGACTACATCCGCAAACCCTGCGAGTTCAGCACGCTGCTTGACGCAATCAAGAACGCCGATGAGCGGAGGGCGGACGGGGGATTAGACACAAAATGA